The following are from one region of the Euleptes europaea isolate rEulEur1 chromosome 11, rEulEur1.hap1, whole genome shotgun sequence genome:
- the DPH3 gene encoding diphthamide biosynthesis protein 3, producing MSVFHDEVEIEDFEYDEESETYSYPCPCGDRFLITREDLENGEDVATCPSCSLIVKVIYDKEQFMCGEEVPAPTTNKELVKC from the exons ATGTCCGTGTTCCACGACGAAGTGGAGATTGAGGACTTCGAGTACGATGAGGAGAGCGAGACCTACAGCTACCCGTGTCCGTGCGGGGACCGCTTCCTCATCACGCGG GAGGATCTGGAGAATGGTGAAGATGTGGCCACCTGCCCTAGTTGTTCACTTATAGTGAAAGTAATCTATGACAAG gaACAATTTATGTGTGGTGAAGAAGTCCCAGCGCCTACCACAAACAAGGAGTTGGTTAAATGCTGA